From Sceloporus undulatus isolate JIND9_A2432 ecotype Alabama chromosome 6, SceUnd_v1.1, whole genome shotgun sequence, one genomic window encodes:
- the TLE3 gene encoding transducin-like enhancer protein 3 isoform X2 produces MYPQGRHPAPHQPGQPGFKFTVAESCDRIKDEFQFLQAQYHSLKVEYDKLANEKTEMQRHYVMYYEMSYGLNIEMHKQTEIAKRLNTILAQIMPFLSQEHQQQVAQAVERAKQVTMTELNAIIGVRGVPNLPLTQQLQAQHLSHAAHGPPVQLPPHPSGLPPPGIAPVTGSSSGLLALGALGSQAHLAVKDEKNHHDLDHRDRDSSANNSISPSESLRHSEKHRSSAEYSIESKKRKAEEKDSMSRYDSDGDKSDDLVVDVSNEDPTTPRVSPAHSPPENGMDKGRCLKKDAPNSPASVASSSSTPSSKTKDLGHNDKSSTPGLKSNTPTPRNDAPTPGTSSTPGLRPMLSKPSGMDPLASALRTPISIAGSYTTPFAMMGHHEMNGSLTSPGAYASLHNIPPQMTAAAAAAAAAYGRSPMVSFGAVGFDPHPPMRAPVLPTSLASIPGGKPAYSFHVSADGQMQPVPFPHDALAGPGIPRHARQINTLSHGEVVCAVTISNPTRHVYTGGKGCVKIWDISQPGTKSPISQLDCLNRDNYIRSCKLLPDGRTLIVGGEASTLTIWDLASPTPRIKAELTSSAPACYALAISPDAKVCFSCCSDGNIAVWDLHNQTLVRQFQGHTDGASCIDISHDGTKLWTGGLDNTVRSWDLREGRQLQQHDFTSQIFSLGYCPTGEWLAVGMESSNVEVLHHTKPDKYQLHLHESCVLSLKFAYCGKWFVSTGKDNLLNAWRTPYGASIFQSKESSSVLSCDISADDKYIVTGSGDKKATVYEVIY; encoded by the exons ATGTATCCCCAGGGGAGGCACCCG GCACCCCACCAGCCAGGCCAGCCAGGCTTCAAGTTCACCGTGGCCGAATCCTGCGACCGCATCAAGGACGAGTTCCAGTTCTTGCAGGCCCAGTACCACAG TCTAAAAGTGGAGTACGATAAGCTTGCGAATGAGAAGACGGAAATGCAGCGCCATTACGTGATG TACTATGAGATGTCCTACGGCTTGAACATAGAAATGCACAAGCAG aCGGAGATTGCAAAAAGACTGAACACGATTCTAGCTCAGATCATGCCTTTTCTGTCCCAAGAG CACCAACAGCAAGTGGCTCAGGCTGTTGAGCGTGCCAAGCAGGTCACGATGACAGAGCTGAACGCCATCATCGGGGTACGTGGAGTTCCCAATCTGCCTCTCACC cagcaactgcaaGCCCAGCACCTCTCGCACGCGGCTCATGGGCCTCCAGTCCAGCTCCCTCCCCATCCGTCAGGCCTTCCACCTCCGGGGATCGCCCCCGTCACGGGCAGCAGCTCAGGGCTCTTGGCTCTGGGGGCCCTTGGGAGCCAAGCCCACTTGGCGGTCAAGGACGAGAAGAACCACCACGACCTGGACCACCGAG ATCGCGACTCCAGCGCA AATAATTCCATCTCTCCGTCGGAGAGTTTGAGACACAGTGAGAAGCACAGGAGCTCCGCTGAATACAGCATCGAGTCCAAGAAGCGGAAAGCCGAGGAGAAAGACAGCATGAGCCGATAC gacagTGACGGAGACAAGAGTGACGACTTGGTGGTGGACGTCTCCAACGAG GACCCCACAACGCCCCGAGTGAGTCCTGCCCATTCGCCACCGGAGAATGGGATGGACAAAGGACGGTGCCTGAAAAAGGACGCCCCAAACAGCCCCGCCTCGGTTGCCTCTTCCAGCAGCACTCCCTCCTCCAAGACGAAAGACCTAGGCCAT AATGACAAGTCCTCCACCCCGGGGTTGAAATCCAACACTCCCACACCGAGGAACGACGCGCCAACCCCTGGAACGAGTAGCACGCCGGGCCTTCGGCCAATGCTGAGCAAGCCTTCTGGAATGGACCCCCTGG CATCTGCCCTGCGGACGCCAATCTCCATTGCCGGCTCCTACACCACCCCTTTTGCCATGATGGGGCACCACGAAATGAACGGCTCCCTCACCAGCCCTGGGGCCTATGCCAGCCTTCACAACATCCCTCCGCAGATGACCGCTGcagctgctgcggctgctgctgcctATGGACGGTCTCCCATGGTTAGCTTTGGAGCT GTTGGCTTTGACCCGCATCCGCCCATGAGAGCCCCAGTCCTGCCCACCAGCCTGGCATCCATCCCTGGCGGCAAGCC AGCCTACTCTTTCCATGTGAGTGCAGACGGGCAGATGCAGCCGGTCCCATTTCCCCACGACGCCTTGGCTGGTCCTGGCATCCCCCGGCACGCGCGCCAGATCAATACGTTGAGCCACGGAGAAGTGGTGTGTGCCGTGACCATTAGCAACCCCACCAGACACGTCTACACTGGGGGCAAAGGATGCGTGAAGATCTGGGACATTAGCCAGCCGGGCACAAAAAGTCCCATCTCACAGCTGGATTGCTTG AACCGGGACAACTACATCCGATCCTGCAAGCTCCTCCCGGACGGGCGGACGCTGATCGTGGGTGGGGAGGCCAGTACGTTGACCATCTGGGACCTGGCCTCCCCAACCCCCCGGATCAAGGCCGAGCTGACCTCCTCCGCTCCAGCCTGCTATGCTTTGGCCATCAGCCCGGACGCCAAAGTCTGCTTCTCCTGTTGCAGCGACGGGAACATCGCGGTCTGGGATCTCCACAACCAGACGCTGGTCAG GCAGTTCCAAGGCCACACGGATGGCGCCAGCTGCATTGACATCTCCCACGATGGCACCAAACTCTGGACGGGGGGCCTGGACAACACCGTGCGCTCCTGGGACCTTCGGGAGGGAAGGCAGCTCCAGCAGCACGACTTCAcctcccag ATCTTCTCTCTGGGCTACTGCCCCACGGGCGAATGGCTGGCCGTGGGCATGGAGAGCAGCAACGTGGAGGTTTTGCACCACACCAAGCCTGACAAGTACCAGCTCCACCTTCACGAGAGCtgtgtcctgtcattgaagtttGCCTATTGCG GGAAGTGGTTTGTGAGCACAGGGAAGGACAACCTGCTCAACGCTTGGAGGACTCCCTATGGAGCCAGCATATTCCAG TCGAAAGAATCTTCGTCAGTCTTAAGCTGTGACATTTCCGCAGACGACAAGTATATTGTGACAGGCTCAGGTGACAAGAAGGCCACTGTCTATGAGGTGATCTATTGA
- the TLE3 gene encoding transducin-like enhancer protein 3 isoform X9, giving the protein MPTHLLQEGKVHRSPMQFLRLPGAACALFLPDAAPCLPCPCVSGVPCKQQLQAQHLSHAAHGPPVQLPPHPSGLPPPGIAPVTGSSSGLLALGALGSQAHLAVKDEKNHHDLDHRDRDSSANNSISPSESLRHSEKHRSSAEYSIESKKRKAEEKDSMSRYDSDGDKSDDLVVDVSNEDPTTPRVSPAHSPPENGMDKGRCLKKDAPNSPASVASSSSTPSSKTKDLGHNDKSSTPGLKSNTPTPRNDAPTPGTSSTPGLRPMLSKPSGMDPLASALRTPISIAGSYTTPFAMMGHHEMNGSLTSPGAYASLHNIPPQMTAAAAAAAAAYGRSPMVSFGAVGFDPHPPMRAPVLPTSLASIPGGKPAYSFHVSADGQMQPVPFPHDALAGPGIPRHARQINTLSHGEVVCAVTISNPTRHVYTGGKGCVKIWDISQPGTKSPISQLDCLNRDNYIRSCKLLPDGRTLIVGGEASTLTIWDLASPTPRIKAELTSSAPACYALAISPDAKVCFSCCSDGNIAVWDLHNQTLVRQFQGHTDGASCIDISHDGTKLWTGGLDNTVRSWDLREGRQLQQHDFTSQIFSLGYCPTGEWLAVGMESSNVEVLHHTKPDKYQLHLHESCVLSLKFAYCGKWFVSTGKDNLLNAWRTPYGASIFQSKESSSVLSCDISADDKYIVTGSGDKKATVYEVIY; this is encoded by the exons ATGCCCACCCACCTCCTCCAAGAAGGGAAAGTCCACCGCTCTCCAATGCAGTTCCTCCGCCTGCCAGGAGCCGCTTGTGCCCTTTTCCTCCCAGACGCAGCTCCTTGCTTGCCCTGCCCCTGCGTCTCTGGCGTGCCCTGCAAG cagcaactgcaaGCCCAGCACCTCTCGCACGCGGCTCATGGGCCTCCAGTCCAGCTCCCTCCCCATCCGTCAGGCCTTCCACCTCCGGGGATCGCCCCCGTCACGGGCAGCAGCTCAGGGCTCTTGGCTCTGGGGGCCCTTGGGAGCCAAGCCCACTTGGCGGTCAAGGACGAGAAGAACCACCACGACCTGGACCACCGAG ATCGCGACTCCAGCGCA AATAATTCCATCTCTCCGTCGGAGAGTTTGAGACACAGTGAGAAGCACAGGAGCTCCGCTGAATACAGCATCGAGTCCAAGAAGCGGAAAGCCGAGGAGAAAGACAGCATGAGCCGATAC gacagTGACGGAGACAAGAGTGACGACTTGGTGGTGGACGTCTCCAACGAG GACCCCACAACGCCCCGAGTGAGTCCTGCCCATTCGCCACCGGAGAATGGGATGGACAAAGGACGGTGCCTGAAAAAGGACGCCCCAAACAGCCCCGCCTCGGTTGCCTCTTCCAGCAGCACTCCCTCCTCCAAGACGAAAGACCTAGGCCAT AATGACAAGTCCTCCACCCCGGGGTTGAAATCCAACACTCCCACACCGAGGAACGACGCGCCAACCCCTGGAACGAGTAGCACGCCGGGCCTTCGGCCAATGCTGAGCAAGCCTTCTGGAATGGACCCCCTGG CATCTGCCCTGCGGACGCCAATCTCCATTGCCGGCTCCTACACCACCCCTTTTGCCATGATGGGGCACCACGAAATGAACGGCTCCCTCACCAGCCCTGGGGCCTATGCCAGCCTTCACAACATCCCTCCGCAGATGACCGCTGcagctgctgcggctgctgctgcctATGGACGGTCTCCCATGGTTAGCTTTGGAGCT GTTGGCTTTGACCCGCATCCGCCCATGAGAGCCCCAGTCCTGCCCACCAGCCTGGCATCCATCCCTGGCGGCAAGCC AGCCTACTCTTTCCATGTGAGTGCAGACGGGCAGATGCAGCCGGTCCCATTTCCCCACGACGCCTTGGCTGGTCCTGGCATCCCCCGGCACGCGCGCCAGATCAATACGTTGAGCCACGGAGAAGTGGTGTGTGCCGTGACCATTAGCAACCCCACCAGACACGTCTACACTGGGGGCAAAGGATGCGTGAAGATCTGGGACATTAGCCAGCCGGGCACAAAAAGTCCCATCTCACAGCTGGATTGCTTG AACCGGGACAACTACATCCGATCCTGCAAGCTCCTCCCGGACGGGCGGACGCTGATCGTGGGTGGGGAGGCCAGTACGTTGACCATCTGGGACCTGGCCTCCCCAACCCCCCGGATCAAGGCCGAGCTGACCTCCTCCGCTCCAGCCTGCTATGCTTTGGCCATCAGCCCGGACGCCAAAGTCTGCTTCTCCTGTTGCAGCGACGGGAACATCGCGGTCTGGGATCTCCACAACCAGACGCTGGTCAG GCAGTTCCAAGGCCACACGGATGGCGCCAGCTGCATTGACATCTCCCACGATGGCACCAAACTCTGGACGGGGGGCCTGGACAACACCGTGCGCTCCTGGGACCTTCGGGAGGGAAGGCAGCTCCAGCAGCACGACTTCAcctcccag ATCTTCTCTCTGGGCTACTGCCCCACGGGCGAATGGCTGGCCGTGGGCATGGAGAGCAGCAACGTGGAGGTTTTGCACCACACCAAGCCTGACAAGTACCAGCTCCACCTTCACGAGAGCtgtgtcctgtcattgaagtttGCCTATTGCG GGAAGTGGTTTGTGAGCACAGGGAAGGACAACCTGCTCAACGCTTGGAGGACTCCCTATGGAGCCAGCATATTCCAG TCGAAAGAATCTTCGTCAGTCTTAAGCTGTGACATTTCCGCAGACGACAAGTATATTGTGACAGGCTCAGGTGACAAGAAGGCCACTGTCTATGAGGTGATCTATTGA
- the TLE3 gene encoding transducin-like enhancer protein 3 isoform X8 — MPTHLLQEGKVHRSPMQFLRLPGAACALFLPDAAPCLPCPCVSGVPCKQQQLQAQHLSHAAHGPPVQLPPHPSGLPPPGIAPVTGSSSGLLALGALGSQAHLAVKDEKNHHDLDHRDRDSSANNSISPSESLRHSEKHRSSAEYSIESKKRKAEEKDSMSRYDSDGDKSDDLVVDVSNEDPTTPRVSPAHSPPENGMDKGRCLKKDAPNSPASVASSSSTPSSKTKDLGHNDKSSTPGLKSNTPTPRNDAPTPGTSSTPGLRPMLSKPSGMDPLASALRTPISIAGSYTTPFAMMGHHEMNGSLTSPGAYASLHNIPPQMTAAAAAAAAAYGRSPMVSFGAVGFDPHPPMRAPVLPTSLASIPGGKPAYSFHVSADGQMQPVPFPHDALAGPGIPRHARQINTLSHGEVVCAVTISNPTRHVYTGGKGCVKIWDISQPGTKSPISQLDCLNRDNYIRSCKLLPDGRTLIVGGEASTLTIWDLASPTPRIKAELTSSAPACYALAISPDAKVCFSCCSDGNIAVWDLHNQTLVRQFQGHTDGASCIDISHDGTKLWTGGLDNTVRSWDLREGRQLQQHDFTSQIFSLGYCPTGEWLAVGMESSNVEVLHHTKPDKYQLHLHESCVLSLKFAYCGKWFVSTGKDNLLNAWRTPYGASIFQSKESSSVLSCDISADDKYIVTGSGDKKATVYEVIY, encoded by the exons ATGCCCACCCACCTCCTCCAAGAAGGGAAAGTCCACCGCTCTCCAATGCAGTTCCTCCGCCTGCCAGGAGCCGCTTGTGCCCTTTTCCTCCCAGACGCAGCTCCTTGCTTGCCCTGCCCCTGCGTCTCTGGCGTGCCCTGCAAG cagcagcaactgcaaGCCCAGCACCTCTCGCACGCGGCTCATGGGCCTCCAGTCCAGCTCCCTCCCCATCCGTCAGGCCTTCCACCTCCGGGGATCGCCCCCGTCACGGGCAGCAGCTCAGGGCTCTTGGCTCTGGGGGCCCTTGGGAGCCAAGCCCACTTGGCGGTCAAGGACGAGAAGAACCACCACGACCTGGACCACCGAG ATCGCGACTCCAGCGCA AATAATTCCATCTCTCCGTCGGAGAGTTTGAGACACAGTGAGAAGCACAGGAGCTCCGCTGAATACAGCATCGAGTCCAAGAAGCGGAAAGCCGAGGAGAAAGACAGCATGAGCCGATAC gacagTGACGGAGACAAGAGTGACGACTTGGTGGTGGACGTCTCCAACGAG GACCCCACAACGCCCCGAGTGAGTCCTGCCCATTCGCCACCGGAGAATGGGATGGACAAAGGACGGTGCCTGAAAAAGGACGCCCCAAACAGCCCCGCCTCGGTTGCCTCTTCCAGCAGCACTCCCTCCTCCAAGACGAAAGACCTAGGCCAT AATGACAAGTCCTCCACCCCGGGGTTGAAATCCAACACTCCCACACCGAGGAACGACGCGCCAACCCCTGGAACGAGTAGCACGCCGGGCCTTCGGCCAATGCTGAGCAAGCCTTCTGGAATGGACCCCCTGG CATCTGCCCTGCGGACGCCAATCTCCATTGCCGGCTCCTACACCACCCCTTTTGCCATGATGGGGCACCACGAAATGAACGGCTCCCTCACCAGCCCTGGGGCCTATGCCAGCCTTCACAACATCCCTCCGCAGATGACCGCTGcagctgctgcggctgctgctgcctATGGACGGTCTCCCATGGTTAGCTTTGGAGCT GTTGGCTTTGACCCGCATCCGCCCATGAGAGCCCCAGTCCTGCCCACCAGCCTGGCATCCATCCCTGGCGGCAAGCC AGCCTACTCTTTCCATGTGAGTGCAGACGGGCAGATGCAGCCGGTCCCATTTCCCCACGACGCCTTGGCTGGTCCTGGCATCCCCCGGCACGCGCGCCAGATCAATACGTTGAGCCACGGAGAAGTGGTGTGTGCCGTGACCATTAGCAACCCCACCAGACACGTCTACACTGGGGGCAAAGGATGCGTGAAGATCTGGGACATTAGCCAGCCGGGCACAAAAAGTCCCATCTCACAGCTGGATTGCTTG AACCGGGACAACTACATCCGATCCTGCAAGCTCCTCCCGGACGGGCGGACGCTGATCGTGGGTGGGGAGGCCAGTACGTTGACCATCTGGGACCTGGCCTCCCCAACCCCCCGGATCAAGGCCGAGCTGACCTCCTCCGCTCCAGCCTGCTATGCTTTGGCCATCAGCCCGGACGCCAAAGTCTGCTTCTCCTGTTGCAGCGACGGGAACATCGCGGTCTGGGATCTCCACAACCAGACGCTGGTCAG GCAGTTCCAAGGCCACACGGATGGCGCCAGCTGCATTGACATCTCCCACGATGGCACCAAACTCTGGACGGGGGGCCTGGACAACACCGTGCGCTCCTGGGACCTTCGGGAGGGAAGGCAGCTCCAGCAGCACGACTTCAcctcccag ATCTTCTCTCTGGGCTACTGCCCCACGGGCGAATGGCTGGCCGTGGGCATGGAGAGCAGCAACGTGGAGGTTTTGCACCACACCAAGCCTGACAAGTACCAGCTCCACCTTCACGAGAGCtgtgtcctgtcattgaagtttGCCTATTGCG GGAAGTGGTTTGTGAGCACAGGGAAGGACAACCTGCTCAACGCTTGGAGGACTCCCTATGGAGCCAGCATATTCCAG TCGAAAGAATCTTCGTCAGTCTTAAGCTGTGACATTTCCGCAGACGACAAGTATATTGTGACAGGCTCAGGTGACAAGAAGGCCACTGTCTATGAGGTGATCTATTGA
- the TLE3 gene encoding transducin-like enhancer protein 3 isoform X6, which yields MYPQGRHPAPHQPGQPGFKFTVAESCDRIKDEFQFLQAQYHSLKVEYDKLANEKTEMQRHYVMYYEMSYGLNIEMHKQTEIAKRLNTILAQIMPFLSQEQVAQAVERAKQVTMTELNAIIGQQQLQAQHLSHAAHGPPVQLPPHPSGLPPPGIAPVTGSSSGLLALGALGSQAHLAVKDEKNHHDLDHRDRDSSANNSISPSESLRHSEKHRSSAEYSIESKKRKAEEKDSMSRYDSDGDKSDDLVVDVSNEDPTTPRVSPAHSPPENGMDKGRCLKKDAPNSPASVASSSSTPSSKTKDLGHNDKSSTPGLKSNTPTPRNDAPTPGTSSTPGLRPMLSKPSGMDPLASALRTPISIAGSYTTPFAMMGHHEMNGSLTSPGAYASLHNIPPQMTAAAAAAAAAYGRSPMVSFGAVGFDPHPPMRAPVLPTSLASIPGGKPAYSFHVSADGQMQPVPFPHDALAGPGIPRHARQINTLSHGEVVCAVTISNPTRHVYTGGKGCVKIWDISQPGTKSPISQLDCLNRDNYIRSCKLLPDGRTLIVGGEASTLTIWDLASPTPRIKAELTSSAPACYALAISPDAKVCFSCCSDGNIAVWDLHNQTLVRQFQGHTDGASCIDISHDGTKLWTGGLDNTVRSWDLREGRQLQQHDFTSQIFSLGYCPTGEWLAVGMESSNVEVLHHTKPDKYQLHLHESCVLSLKFAYCGKWFVSTGKDNLLNAWRTPYGASIFQSKESSSVLSCDISADDKYIVTGSGDKKATVYEVIY from the exons ATGTATCCCCAGGGGAGGCACCCG GCACCCCACCAGCCAGGCCAGCCAGGCTTCAAGTTCACCGTGGCCGAATCCTGCGACCGCATCAAGGACGAGTTCCAGTTCTTGCAGGCCCAGTACCACAG TCTAAAAGTGGAGTACGATAAGCTTGCGAATGAGAAGACGGAAATGCAGCGCCATTACGTGATG TACTATGAGATGTCCTACGGCTTGAACATAGAAATGCACAAGCAG aCGGAGATTGCAAAAAGACTGAACACGATTCTAGCTCAGATCATGCCTTTTCTGTCCCAAGAG CAAGTGGCTCAGGCTGTTGAGCGTGCCAAGCAGGTCACGATGACAGAGCTGAACGCCATCATCGGG cagcagcaactgcaaGCCCAGCACCTCTCGCACGCGGCTCATGGGCCTCCAGTCCAGCTCCCTCCCCATCCGTCAGGCCTTCCACCTCCGGGGATCGCCCCCGTCACGGGCAGCAGCTCAGGGCTCTTGGCTCTGGGGGCCCTTGGGAGCCAAGCCCACTTGGCGGTCAAGGACGAGAAGAACCACCACGACCTGGACCACCGAG ATCGCGACTCCAGCGCA AATAATTCCATCTCTCCGTCGGAGAGTTTGAGACACAGTGAGAAGCACAGGAGCTCCGCTGAATACAGCATCGAGTCCAAGAAGCGGAAAGCCGAGGAGAAAGACAGCATGAGCCGATAC gacagTGACGGAGACAAGAGTGACGACTTGGTGGTGGACGTCTCCAACGAG GACCCCACAACGCCCCGAGTGAGTCCTGCCCATTCGCCACCGGAGAATGGGATGGACAAAGGACGGTGCCTGAAAAAGGACGCCCCAAACAGCCCCGCCTCGGTTGCCTCTTCCAGCAGCACTCCCTCCTCCAAGACGAAAGACCTAGGCCAT AATGACAAGTCCTCCACCCCGGGGTTGAAATCCAACACTCCCACACCGAGGAACGACGCGCCAACCCCTGGAACGAGTAGCACGCCGGGCCTTCGGCCAATGCTGAGCAAGCCTTCTGGAATGGACCCCCTGG CATCTGCCCTGCGGACGCCAATCTCCATTGCCGGCTCCTACACCACCCCTTTTGCCATGATGGGGCACCACGAAATGAACGGCTCCCTCACCAGCCCTGGGGCCTATGCCAGCCTTCACAACATCCCTCCGCAGATGACCGCTGcagctgctgcggctgctgctgcctATGGACGGTCTCCCATGGTTAGCTTTGGAGCT GTTGGCTTTGACCCGCATCCGCCCATGAGAGCCCCAGTCCTGCCCACCAGCCTGGCATCCATCCCTGGCGGCAAGCC AGCCTACTCTTTCCATGTGAGTGCAGACGGGCAGATGCAGCCGGTCCCATTTCCCCACGACGCCTTGGCTGGTCCTGGCATCCCCCGGCACGCGCGCCAGATCAATACGTTGAGCCACGGAGAAGTGGTGTGTGCCGTGACCATTAGCAACCCCACCAGACACGTCTACACTGGGGGCAAAGGATGCGTGAAGATCTGGGACATTAGCCAGCCGGGCACAAAAAGTCCCATCTCACAGCTGGATTGCTTG AACCGGGACAACTACATCCGATCCTGCAAGCTCCTCCCGGACGGGCGGACGCTGATCGTGGGTGGGGAGGCCAGTACGTTGACCATCTGGGACCTGGCCTCCCCAACCCCCCGGATCAAGGCCGAGCTGACCTCCTCCGCTCCAGCCTGCTATGCTTTGGCCATCAGCCCGGACGCCAAAGTCTGCTTCTCCTGTTGCAGCGACGGGAACATCGCGGTCTGGGATCTCCACAACCAGACGCTGGTCAG GCAGTTCCAAGGCCACACGGATGGCGCCAGCTGCATTGACATCTCCCACGATGGCACCAAACTCTGGACGGGGGGCCTGGACAACACCGTGCGCTCCTGGGACCTTCGGGAGGGAAGGCAGCTCCAGCAGCACGACTTCAcctcccag ATCTTCTCTCTGGGCTACTGCCCCACGGGCGAATGGCTGGCCGTGGGCATGGAGAGCAGCAACGTGGAGGTTTTGCACCACACCAAGCCTGACAAGTACCAGCTCCACCTTCACGAGAGCtgtgtcctgtcattgaagtttGCCTATTGCG GGAAGTGGTTTGTGAGCACAGGGAAGGACAACCTGCTCAACGCTTGGAGGACTCCCTATGGAGCCAGCATATTCCAG TCGAAAGAATCTTCGTCAGTCTTAAGCTGTGACATTTCCGCAGACGACAAGTATATTGTGACAGGCTCAGGTGACAAGAAGGCCACTGTCTATGAGGTGATCTATTGA